The DNA region AAACCTACGCTTTTATTCTTCACGTTTGTACGAAAAAGTCAATTATTATTTCCTTATGTTTATGTATTTGATTTGGCGATCTTGATCTATTTGTGGTTTCTCGAGGAAAATTTCGTCGTACAATACGATGATTTTGCAtaagaattgaagaagcgAATCTTAATAAAGGTACGCATTCTCATAATAGCACGGTAGGTTGAAAACGAAAGTACCGAGTGGCTGGCAGTAAATAAACAATGAGCACATTGATATTTGGTAAACACTTGGCACTTTACAAAATTGTACCTGCCAACGTAATCGGATGGTTAACGCCTTTGGGGAACCCTCCACTTCTGGCTCCTAGCCAAAAACCACTAGGATCTATTCATGAATGGTTGAGAAAAAAGCTACTAGGAGATGGTAAAGGTGCTGAGGACAAGGATTTCTTCTCCAATAATGGTATATTGTTGGCAGTTcctaagaaaaaagtatcgcaccaaaagaaaagacaaaagcTTTATGGCCCAGGTAAGAAGCAATTGAAGATGATTCATCACCTAAACAAGTGTCCATCGTGTGGCCATTATAAGAGAGCTAATACTCTGTGCATGTACTGTGTAGGGCAGATACGTCATATATGGAAAACACACACCGCTaaggaagaaataaaaCCAAGACAAGAGGAGGACCTTTCAGAATTAGATCAAAGGGTCTTA from Saccharomyces eubayanus strain FM1318 chromosome III, whole genome shotgun sequence includes:
- the MRPL32 gene encoding mitochondrial 54S ribosomal protein bL32m yields the protein MSTLIFGKHLALYKIVPANVIGWLTPLGNPPLLAPSQKPLGSIHEWLRKKLLGDGKGAEDKDFFSNNGILLAVPKKKVSHQKKRQKLYGPGKKQLKMIHHLNKCPSCGHYKRANTLCMYCVGQIRHIWKTHTAKEEIKPRQEEDLSELDQRVLYPGKKETKYAKDLKDKDKYLERRVRTLKKE